In Helianthus annuus cultivar XRQ/B chromosome 9, HanXRQr2.0-SUNRISE, whole genome shotgun sequence, the following are encoded in one genomic region:
- the LOC110874594 gene encoding lipid transfer-like protein VAS codes for MKMLNCMHAMILMITMSGAFWANAQVQGNNGGGSTCVNQLVPCLSYLNNQQQGRDPPDSCCDPLKSVIKSNPECLCSMISNQGTKNAERAGINVTQAQELPARCGQRVNPISCVTTTSKNTPGSSDSQQMRCFNIYLFMLVAALYCWFM; via the coding sequence ATGAAGATGTTGAACTGCATGCATGCAATGATACTGATGATAACAATGTCAGGGGCATTTTGGGCAAATGCACAGGTACAAGGGAACAATGGTGGTGGATCAACATGTGTCAATCAGCTTGTTCCATGCCTTAGTTACCTAAACAACCAGCAACAGGGTCGGGATCCACCGGACAGCTGTTGTGATCCTCTAAAATCGGTGATTAAGTCTAACCCAGAGTGCTTATGCAGTATGATAAGTAATCAAGGTACTAAAAATGCTGAGAGGGCTGGTATCAATGTCACTCAGGCCCAAGAGTTACCAGCCAGATGTGGTCAACGGGTCAACCCTATCTCGTGTGTGACCACCACATCTAAGAATACTCCAGGTTCAAGTGACTCGCAACAAATGAGATGTTTTAATATCTACTTATTCATGCTGGTTGCAGCTCTATACTGTTGGTTCATGTGA
- the LOC110878381 gene encoding prohibitin-3, mitochondrial, giving the protein MGSNQPAISFLTNLARAALGLGASATFLNSALYTVDGGQRAVLFDRFRGVIDDTIGEGTHFLIPWLQKPYIFDIRTRPHTFSSISGTKDLQMVNLTLRVLSRPEVNKLPSIFKTLGLEYDEKVLPSIGNEVLKAVVAQFNADQLLTERPHVSALVRDSLIRRAKDFNIVLDDVAITHLSYGAEFSKAVEQKQVAQQEAERSKFVVAKAEQERRAAIIRAEGESESAKLISDATAAAGMGLIELRRIEASREISSTLARSGNVMYLPGGDSQMLLGLNPSR; this is encoded by the coding sequence ATGGGTAGCAACCAACCAGCCATTTCCTTCTTAACCAACCTAGCACGCGCCGCCTTAGGCCTCGGCGCGTCCGCCACCTTCCTCAACTCCGCCCTCTACACCGTCGACGGCGGCCAACGCGCCGTCCTCTTCGACCGTTTCCGCGGCGTCATCGACGATACTATCGGTGAAGGTACTCACTTCCTCATCCCATGGCTCCAAAAACCCTACATATTCGACATCCGTACAAGACCACACACTTTCTCTTCAATCTCCGGCACTAAAGATCTTCAAATGGTTAACCTAACTCTTAGGGTTTTATCTCGCCCTGAAGTCAACAAATTGCCCtccattttcaaaaccctaggGTTAGAATATGATGAGAAGGTGCTTCCGTCTATTGGAAATGAGGTTTTGAAAGCTGTTGTTGCTCAGTTTAATGCTGATCAATTGTTGACGGAGAGGCCGCATGTGTCTGCTTTGGTTAGGGATAGTTTGATTCGTAGAGCTAAGGATTTTAATATTGTGCTTGATGATGTGGCGATTACGCATTTGTCGTATGGGGCGGAGTTTTCAAAGGCGGTAGAGCAGAAGCAAGTGGCGCAGCAGGAGGCGGAGAGGTCGAAATTTGTTGTGGCGAAGGCGGAGCAGGAGCGGAGAGCCGCGATTATTAGGGCGGAAGGGGAGAGTGAGAGTGCGAAGCTGATTTCGGATGCGACTGCTGCGGCGGGTATGGGGTTGATTGAGCTTAGGAGGATTGAGGCGTCCAGGGAGATTTCGTCGACTTTGGCGAGGAGTGGGAATGTTATGTATTTGCCTGGGGGTGATAGTCAGATGCTTCTTGGGCTTAATCCGTCTCGCTGA